The following are encoded in a window of Solidesulfovibrio magneticus RS-1 genomic DNA:
- a CDS encoding ATP-binding protein, translating into MKRKIIEIDEALCNGCGQCVTGCAEGALEIIDGKAKIVADHFCDGLGACIGHCPTGALQIIEREAPEFDEQAVEERLAELKKQPSPCGCPSSAPMSISPCQAANAPTAQVAAGGSALSTWPIKLRLVPPTAPFLRGARLLLTSDCVPPAFPAYGSAFLPGRVALLGCPKFDDAQSYVDKLADIIRESAPQDITVLQMEVPCCSGMSRIAALAVAASGKNVPVTQVVISRRGEVLGMQPVKIGNSPFGG; encoded by the coding sequence ATGAAACGCAAGATCATCGAAATCGACGAAGCACTGTGCAACGGCTGCGGCCAGTGCGTCACCGGCTGCGCCGAAGGCGCGCTCGAAATCATCGACGGCAAGGCCAAGATCGTGGCCGACCATTTCTGCGACGGACTGGGGGCCTGCATCGGCCACTGCCCCACCGGCGCGCTGCAAATCATCGAACGCGAAGCCCCGGAATTTGACGAGCAGGCCGTGGAAGAGCGTTTGGCCGAGCTGAAAAAGCAGCCTTCCCCCTGCGGCTGCCCGTCCAGCGCGCCCATGTCCATATCGCCCTGCCAGGCGGCCAATGCGCCCACGGCCCAGGTTGCGGCCGGCGGCTCGGCCCTGTCCACCTGGCCCATCAAGCTGCGCCTGGTGCCGCCCACGGCGCCGTTTTTGCGCGGCGCGCGCCTGCTTTTAACTTCCGACTGCGTGCCCCCGGCCTTCCCGGCCTACGGCAGCGCCTTCCTGCCGGGCCGCGTGGCGCTTCTGGGCTGCCCCAAGTTCGACGACGCCCAGAGCTACGTCGACAAGCTGGCCGATATCATTCGGGAAAGCGCGCCCCAGGACATCACGGTGCTGCAAATGGAAGTGCCGTGTTGCTCGGGCATGTCGCGCATCGCCGCCCTGGCCGTGGCCGCCTCGGGCAAAAACGTGCCCGTGACCCAGGTGGTCATTTCCCGTCGCGGCGAAGTGCTCGGGATGCAGCCGGTCAAGATCGGCAATTCCCCCTTCGGCGGTTAA
- a CDS encoding cupin domain-containing protein encodes MKKINIIEEGPFKDTGHGTLWVHDSANFRIVNFNFKAGQQLAVHSHDVDGELSIVVLSGEGEFLGADDATIPAKTGDVLVCPIATPHGIRSITDMRVLVTIAPPP; translated from the coding sequence ATGAAGAAGATCAACATCATCGAGGAAGGCCCGTTCAAGGACACCGGCCACGGCACGCTGTGGGTCCACGATTCGGCCAATTTCCGCATCGTCAACTTCAACTTCAAGGCCGGCCAGCAGCTGGCCGTGCACTCCCACGACGTGGACGGCGAACTGTCCATCGTGGTGCTTTCCGGCGAAGGCGAGTTCCTTGGCGCGGACGACGCCACCATCCCGGCCAAGACCGGCGACGTGCTGGTGTGCCCCATCGCCACACCCCACGGCATCCGCTCCATCACCGACATGCGTGTGCTGGTGACCATCGCCCCGCCGCCCTAA
- a CDS encoding diguanylate cyclase codes for MLCAWLFLTMHPGLVWGKDRKNVLVLHNFNQDYPAVAAFDLGLRETFAADARFDVRFFAEYLNIQAYEDLPAYQPEAARYLRLKYGHVRPDAVFADNAVTPMIARHLDGLFAGVPLLVQAEKDAPGGVVVPGMTPMPWAVSEEAIDRNFQLIERLLPQVRRVVVVLGASSAEARMGAAVRAAAARHAGRLFVETTQSLGLDAMLDKVGSLERDTAVLAVRFGRDAAGNSHIPARVLRQVAERASVPVFGVDRHVLGNGMVGGYSHAPRLAGRLVAAWMISHFDGRGDAKVPELNDFLIYAFDARALERWNIPESALPPGSELLYRRESLWEGYKPYILGGGLVFMAQSALVVGLVVNRRRRRRAEAALAALNASLEARVMARTRELHEANEALHDAKEELENLNASLERLSRTDSLTGLPNRRRAEEALHEALVRFRRYGHGFVVAMADIDHFKQINDAIGHDAGDAALRHAARAMAGSLRETDLVARWGGEEFLLFMPDTAEAGARRLLARICDCLASDGLSCAALSAPLTATFGAAAIRPGESLDELLRRADQALYRGKAMGRNRVIWDGEDGTEAAVC; via the coding sequence TTGCTGTGCGCTTGGCTGTTCCTGACGATGCACCCCGGCCTTGTTTGGGGGAAAGATCGGAAAAACGTTCTCGTTTTACATAATTTCAATCAGGATTATCCCGCCGTTGCCGCATTCGATCTGGGGCTGCGCGAAACCTTTGCCGCAGACGCCCGCTTTGACGTGCGGTTTTTCGCCGAATACCTCAATATTCAGGCATACGAAGATCTGCCGGCCTATCAGCCGGAAGCCGCCCGGTATCTGCGCCTCAAATACGGCCACGTCCGACCTGACGCGGTTTTTGCCGACAATGCCGTGACGCCCATGATCGCCCGCCATCTGGACGGGCTGTTCGCTGGCGTGCCCTTGCTCGTGCAGGCGGAGAAGGATGCTCCGGGCGGCGTGGTCGTGCCCGGGATGACGCCCATGCCCTGGGCCGTGTCCGAAGAGGCCATTGACCGCAATTTCCAGCTGATCGAGCGACTGCTGCCCCAGGTCAGGCGGGTGGTGGTGGTGCTTGGCGCGTCGTCGGCGGAGGCCCGCATGGGCGCGGCCGTTCGGGCGGCCGCGGCGCGCCATGCCGGGCGGCTGTTTGTGGAAACCACCCAGTCCCTTGGACTCGACGCCATGCTTGACAAGGTCGGTTCCCTGGAGCGGGACACGGCGGTGCTGGCTGTCCGGTTTGGACGCGACGCCGCCGGGAACAGCCATATTCCGGCGCGGGTCCTGCGCCAGGTCGCCGAGCGCGCCAGCGTGCCGGTCTTTGGCGTGGACCGGCATGTGCTCGGCAACGGCATGGTCGGCGGCTACAGCCACGCGCCCCGGCTGGCCGGCCGGCTCGTGGCCGCCTGGATGATCAGCCATTTTGACGGCCGTGGCGACGCTAAAGTTCCGGAGTTAAATGATTTCTTGATCTATGCCTTCGACGCCCGGGCCCTGGAGCGCTGGAACATCCCGGAATCGGCCCTGCCGCCGGGCAGCGAGCTGCTCTATCGCCGGGAAAGCCTGTGGGAGGGGTATAAACCCTATATTTTGGGCGGCGGCCTGGTGTTCATGGCCCAAAGCGCCCTGGTTGTGGGGCTGGTGGTGAATCGCCGGCGTCGCCGCCGGGCCGAGGCTGCCCTGGCGGCGCTCAACGCCTCCTTGGAAGCGCGAGTGATGGCCCGCACCCGGGAGTTGCACGAGGCCAACGAGGCGCTCCATGACGCTAAGGAAGAGCTTGAAAACCTCAATGCCAGTCTGGAGCGCCTGTCGCGCACCGACAGCCTGACCGGACTGCCCAACCGCCGCCGGGCCGAGGAGGCGCTGCACGAGGCCCTGGTCCGGTTCCGGCGATATGGCCATGGTTTTGTGGTGGCCATGGCCGACATCGATCATTTCAAGCAGATAAACGATGCCATCGGCCATGACGCCGGCGACGCGGCCTTGCGCCACGCCGCCCGGGCCATGGCCGGCAGCCTGCGCGAGACCGATCTCGTCGCGCGCTGGGGCGGCGAGGAGTTTTTGCTGTTTATGCCGGATACCGCAGAGGCGGGGGCGAGGCGTCTTCTGGCCCGGATTTGCGACTGTCTCGCCTCGGATGGCCTGAGTTGCGCCGCGCTGTCGGCTCCGCTCACGGCGACGTTCGGCGCAGCCGCCATACGCCCCGGCGAAAGCCTCGACGAACTGCTCCGCCGGGCCGATCAGGCCTTGTACCGGGGCAAGGCCATGGGAAGAAACAGGGTCATCTGGGACGGGGAGGACGGGACTGAAGCCGCCGTTTGCTGA
- a CDS encoding DUF1501 domain-containing protein yields MRRRDALRVLAGLGALSLVPGAALAKKADRKGEAKSDGKSEGKSGGREPAKLSWREGKQLVVVLLQGGPDGLSMAAPTADPLYAVLRPTTALTAEAGTDLGNGFRLHPALTLLAPLYARKQLAVIPACAMPGQGATHAAALADFAAGAPAAQRKGKTGAAGWLGRLALALGGERSQMVVASQSEAYDGAPHYAMLAPGRGESLPGLPVEDQTLFDAAVKLYGQTGGSLGKAFAAGREARQEQLAKLLEESRRAAAGAVPAPHFAEFGPRLGKELAKRRDAALGFVAVGGFDTHSGQGAAKGYLADRFRDLGQGLAGMLAGLGPAAADTVVVALGEFGRTARENAFGGTDNGLGGVMLVLGGPVAGGRVVGPWPGLAGHRLAGGRDIAAATDWREAVAAIAVTHLGLPEKRIPDIFPGLAPGQMLGGLMG; encoded by the coding sequence GTGCGACGACGCGACGCGCTGCGTGTGCTGGCCGGCCTTGGCGCGCTGAGCCTGGTTCCGGGAGCGGCCCTGGCCAAAAAGGCCGACCGCAAAGGCGAAGCCAAGTCTGACGGCAAAAGCGAAGGCAAATCCGGCGGCCGGGAACCGGCCAAACTCTCCTGGCGCGAGGGCAAGCAACTCGTGGTGGTGCTGCTGCAAGGCGGCCCGGACGGGCTGTCCATGGCCGCGCCCACGGCCGACCCGCTGTACGCCGTGCTGCGCCCCACCACGGCGCTTACCGCCGAGGCCGGAACCGACCTCGGCAACGGTTTTCGGCTCCATCCCGCCTTGACCCTTCTGGCTCCGCTTTACGCCCGCAAACAACTCGCCGTCATCCCGGCCTGCGCCATGCCCGGCCAGGGAGCGACCCACGCCGCCGCCCTGGCCGATTTCGCCGCCGGCGCGCCGGCCGCCCAACGCAAGGGCAAAACCGGCGCGGCTGGCTGGCTGGGCCGGCTGGCCCTGGCCCTCGGCGGCGAACGCTCGCAGATGGTGGTGGCCAGCCAGTCGGAGGCTTACGACGGCGCGCCGCACTACGCCATGCTGGCCCCCGGTCGCGGCGAGTCCCTGCCGGGCCTGCCGGTGGAAGACCAGACCCTTTTCGACGCCGCCGTCAAGCTCTACGGCCAGACCGGCGGTTCTCTCGGCAAGGCCTTCGCCGCCGGCCGGGAAGCCCGTCAGGAACAGCTGGCCAAACTCCTGGAAGAATCCCGCCGGGCGGCGGCCGGAGCCGTGCCCGCGCCGCATTTTGCCGAATTCGGCCCGCGCTTGGGCAAGGAGCTGGCCAAGCGCCGCGACGCCGCCTTGGGTTTTGTGGCCGTGGGCGGCTTCGACACCCACAGCGGCCAGGGTGCGGCCAAGGGCTATCTGGCCGACCGCTTTCGCGACCTCGGCCAAGGGCTGGCCGGGATGCTGGCCGGTCTGGGGCCGGCGGCGGCGGACACGGTGGTCGTGGCTCTGGGCGAATTCGGCCGCACGGCCCGGGAAAACGCCTTTGGCGGCACGGACAACGGCCTGGGCGGGGTGATGCTCGTCCTGGGCGGGCCGGTGGCCGGCGGGCGAGTGGTAGGCCCGTGGCCCGGGCTGGCCGGCCACCGGCTGGCCGGCGGGCGCGACATCGCGGCGGCCACGGACTGGCGCGAGGCCGTGGCCGCCATTGCCGTTACCCATCTGGGGCTGCCGGAAAAACGGATTCCCGACATCTTTCCGGGGTTGGCTCCGGGACAGATGCTTGGCGGCCTCATGGGGTAG
- a CDS encoding DUF1800 domain-containing protein — protein MTRTARFFGHVAAWLGPAGLVACLVFAAPALAGGTEAGPDVVQAVNRLTYGPTPGLLDKAATMGAAAFIDAQLAPEPQPEPPELERALAGLPTLQKDTVRLFREYGPPAEEGRAEGPEAMRRTFDRADAVALEAAKARLLRAVASPNQLTELMVAFWCDHLGLGPKKGLSHLWIGSYEREAIRPHALGNFFDLLAATAMHPAMLMAQDNWKNVVVREAGKPARDSIDATYATVLLNRQTLGPGGPQKPADVQALARILTGWRVGAARADSDTGGFYFDAERHDPSDKVLLGQRIKGTGFGEGAAALRLLVEHPATAKNVSRKLAVFFLADDPLPALVARLADTFQKTGGDIRQTLRALFTSPEFQDDKYRGGRVKSPLRQVASALRALGAFPADAAGLVGVLAALGQPLPGDAAEGALAPAAQWAKAEALPRRVSLAGDLAAGRIAGCTPPTIDPAALAQTLGPTLSPAARQAAERGGVAVILASPDFVKY, from the coding sequence ATGACGCGAACCGCCCGATTTTTTGGACATGTGGCCGCCTGGCTCGGTCCGGCGGGGCTGGTCGCGTGCCTTGTTTTCGCCGCCCCGGCCCTGGCCGGAGGGACGGAAGCGGGGCCGGACGTGGTCCAGGCCGTAAACCGCCTGACCTACGGGCCGACCCCGGGCCTGCTCGACAAGGCTGCGACCATGGGCGCGGCGGCGTTTATCGACGCACAGCTCGCCCCCGAGCCTCAGCCCGAACCGCCTGAACTTGAGCGCGCCCTGGCCGGCCTGCCCACCTTGCAAAAAGACACCGTGCGGCTTTTCCGCGAATACGGCCCTCCGGCCGAGGAAGGCCGGGCCGAGGGTCCCGAGGCCATGCGCCGCACCTTCGACCGGGCCGACGCCGTGGCCCTGGAAGCCGCCAAGGCCCGGCTGCTGCGGGCCGTGGCCTCGCCCAACCAGCTCACGGAACTCATGGTCGCTTTCTGGTGCGACCATTTGGGCCTTGGCCCCAAAAAGGGCCTCAGCCACCTCTGGATCGGCTCCTACGAACGCGAAGCCATCCGCCCCCACGCCCTGGGCAATTTTTTCGACCTGCTCGCCGCCACGGCCATGCACCCGGCCATGCTCATGGCCCAGGACAACTGGAAAAACGTGGTCGTGCGCGAGGCCGGCAAACCGGCCAGGGACAGCATCGACGCCACCTACGCCACCGTGCTCTTAAACCGCCAGACCCTTGGCCCCGGCGGTCCCCAGAAGCCCGCCGACGTCCAGGCCCTGGCCCGCATCCTCACCGGCTGGCGTGTGGGCGCGGCCCGGGCCGATTCCGACACCGGCGGCTTCTATTTCGACGCCGAACGCCACGATCCCTCGGACAAGGTTCTTCTCGGGCAACGCATCAAGGGCACGGGTTTTGGCGAAGGAGCCGCCGCCCTGCGCCTTCTGGTCGAACATCCGGCCACGGCCAAGAATGTAAGCCGCAAGCTGGCCGTCTTTTTCCTGGCCGACGATCCGCTCCCGGCCCTGGTCGCCCGACTGGCCGACACCTTCCAGAAAACCGGCGGCGACATCCGCCAGACCCTGCGCGCGCTTTTTACCAGCCCCGAGTTCCAGGACGACAAGTACCGGGGCGGCCGGGTGAAATCGCCCCTGCGCCAGGTGGCCTCGGCCCTACGCGCCCTGGGCGCGTTTCCCGCCGACGCCGCCGGGCTGGTCGGCGTCCTGGCCGCCCTGGGCCAGCCCCTGCCCGGCGACGCCGCTGAGGGTGCCCTGGCCCCGGCCGCCCAATGGGCCAAGGCCGAAGCCCTGCCGCGCCGGGTGAGCTTGGCCGGCGATCTGGCCGCCGGCCGCATCGCCGGCTGCACCCCGCCAACCATCGATCCGGCGGCCCTGGCCCAAACCCTCGGCCCGACCCTCTCCCCAGCCGCCCGCCAGGCCGCCGAACGCGGCGGCGTGGCCGTTATTTTGGCTTCGCCGGATTTTGTGAAGTATTGA
- a CDS encoding gamma-glutamylcyclotransferase family protein, whose translation MVLLYNFFARKRAAATAEGQPGQAGPEAAAIGDGSSHVFVYGTLRRGFSNHRYLAGARFVGPGRTVDAHGLYLEAGIPYLAAGEGRYPVVGEVYAADAATLAGLDELEEHPRVYTRRPAPIVLGDGRRLTAWVYFANEPQGAPLASGDFADAGCASSKSAPANSEDNAPD comes from the coding sequence ATGGTGCTTTTGTATAATTTCTTCGCCCGCAAGCGGGCCGCCGCTACGGCCGAGGGGCAGCCGGGCCAGGCCGGTCCCGAAGCCGCCGCGATCGGCGACGGGAGTAGCCACGTTTTCGTCTACGGCACGTTGCGCCGGGGATTTTCCAACCACCGCTACCTGGCCGGAGCACGGTTCGTCGGCCCCGGGCGCACCGTGGACGCCCACGGCCTCTACCTCGAAGCCGGCATTCCGTATCTGGCCGCCGGGGAAGGGCGCTATCCGGTGGTCGGCGAGGTCTACGCCGCAGACGCCGCCACCCTGGCCGGCCTGGACGAGCTGGAGGAACATCCCCGGGTCTACACGCGCCGGCCGGCCCCCATCGTCCTTGGCGACGGCCGGCGGCTGACCGCCTGGGTCTATTTCGCCAACGAACCCCAAGGCGCGCCCCTGGCCTCGGGCGACTTCGCCGACGCCGGCTGCGCGTCCTCGAAATCCGCGCCAGCCAATTCCGAGGACAACGCGCCGGATTGA
- a CDS encoding glycosyltransferase family 2 protein: MNESHAACPMTVSVVIPVYNEAGTLPTLLAKVLSRPETTEVILVDDASTDGSGDYLRTLDGEPRIRILFHAKNQGKGAALRTGFAAAVCDIVLIQDADLEYDPDDYPALLTPIFEGKADVVYGSRFLGGPHRVLYFWHSVANRMLTLLSNMLNDINLSDMEVCYKAFRREVLQKIRIQCDRFGVEPELTAKVAKMRLRIYEVPVSYYGRTYDEGKKIGWRDGLAALWWIIRFGLYPR, translated from the coding sequence ATGAACGAATCCCACGCCGCCTGTCCCATGACCGTCAGCGTCGTCATCCCGGTTTACAACGAGGCCGGCACGTTGCCGACGCTGCTGGCCAAGGTGCTATCCCGGCCCGAGACCACCGAGGTCATTCTCGTGGACGACGCCTCCACCGACGGCAGCGGCGACTATCTGCGCACCCTTGATGGCGAGCCGCGCATCCGCATCCTGTTTCACGCCAAAAACCAGGGCAAGGGCGCGGCCCTGCGCACCGGGTTCGCCGCCGCCGTCTGCGACATCGTCCTTATCCAGGACGCCGATCTCGAATACGATCCCGACGACTACCCGGCGCTGTTGACCCCGATCTTCGAGGGTAAGGCCGACGTGGTCTACGGCTCGCGCTTCCTGGGCGGCCCCCACCGGGTGCTCTATTTTTGGCACTCCGTGGCCAACCGGATGCTGACGCTGTTGTCCAACATGTTAAACGACATCAATCTCTCGGACATGGAGGTCTGCTACAAGGCCTTTCGCCGCGAGGTGCTGCAAAAAATCCGCATCCAGTGCGACCGCTTCGGCGTGGAGCCGGAGCTGACAGCCAAGGTGGCCAAGATGCGCCTTCGCATCTATGAAGTGCCGGTCTCCTACTACGGCCGCACCTACGACGAAGGCAAAAAAATCGGCTGGCGCGACGGTTTGGCCGCCTTGTGGTGGATCATCCGCTTCGGCCTTTACCCGCGCTGA
- a CDS encoding class II aldolase/adducin family protein, translating to MADLTAALARRFAEKLAAAGLTDPGAAVAACLDDRLAFSRPSPHEELLAGLVDRLGVGCVLLAPPAQPHRTILEFLAGREAPAIRPRDCETRTFFHDIPVIAEPTVEAAAAALSRRKGAYLPGVGILAHGALSPEQAFVTVSSVAFAGFVKFFADFLAASRAGTVDAAYGAAFAAACRNLPPPPTVVPHLARGPFTDRDTMLAAMAQAGRATVELGLVDSVFGNISYNLDGVLAISQTGAALDDLPGAMDLVPLDGSSCAGLTASSELAAHAALAALDGRQAILHGHPRFAVIMSMDCEDLATCPRRERCHVDCARERYAGATPIVPGEVGCGPRGLVHTMPPALAADGGRSGVIVCGHGVFTMGAHDFGDALAALCAIETSCRARYFAALGIPTETP from the coding sequence ATGGCCGATCTGACCGCCGCCCTGGCCCGGCGCTTTGCCGAAAAGCTCGCCGCTGCCGGCCTGACCGATCCCGGCGCGGCCGTGGCCGCCTGTCTGGACGACCGCCTGGCCTTTTCCCGGCCTTCGCCCCACGAGGAACTCCTGGCCGGGCTGGTGGATCGCCTGGGGGTGGGCTGCGTACTCCTGGCTCCGCCGGCGCAGCCCCACAGGACCATCCTGGAATTCCTGGCCGGGCGCGAAGCCCCGGCCATCCGGCCCCGGGACTGCGAGACGCGCACCTTTTTCCACGACATCCCGGTCATCGCCGAACCGACGGTGGAAGCCGCCGCCGCCGCCCTGTCCCGGCGCAAGGGGGCTTACCTGCCCGGGGTCGGCATCCTGGCCCATGGCGCGCTTTCCCCGGAGCAGGCCTTTGTCACGGTATCGTCCGTGGCCTTTGCCGGGTTCGTCAAATTTTTCGCTGATTTCCTGGCCGCCAGCCGGGCCGGGACCGTGGACGCGGCCTATGGGGCCGCTTTTGCCGCCGCCTGTCGGAACCTGCCGCCCCCGCCGACCGTTGTGCCGCACCTGGCCCGAGGGCCTTTCACCGACCGTGATACCATGCTCGCGGCCATGGCCCAGGCCGGCCGGGCCACGGTGGAACTGGGGCTGGTCGATTCGGTCTTTGGCAATATTTCCTATAATCTTGACGGCGTGCTGGCCATCAGCCAGACCGGCGCGGCCTTGGACGACCTGCCCGGAGCCATGGACCTCGTGCCCCTGGACGGTTCGTCCTGCGCGGGGCTGACCGCCTCCAGCGAACTGGCCGCCCATGCCGCCCTGGCTGCCCTGGATGGCCGCCAGGCGATTCTCCACGGCCATCCCCGGTTTGCCGTCATCATGTCCATGGATTGCGAGGACCTGGCCACCTGCCCCCGGCGGGAGCGCTGCCATGTGGACTGCGCCCGGGAGCGCTACGCCGGGGCCACGCCCATCGTGCCGGGCGAGGTGGGTTGCGGCCCGCGCGGGCTGGTCCACACCATGCCGCCGGCCCTGGCGGCCGACGGCGGCCGGTCCGGAGTCATTGTCTGCGGCCACGGCGTCTTCACCATGGGCGCCCACGATTTCGGCGACGCCCTGGCCGCCCTGTGCGCCATTGAAACTTCCTGCCGCGCCCGCTACTTTGCGGCCCTCGGCATTCCCACGGAGACCCCATGA
- a CDS encoding aldehyde ferredoxin oxidoreductase C-terminal domain-containing protein, with product MEHPTAHILFCDLSAGACRREPLDPELARQAPGGRALAVALLAARPRAVWDAPDAAVVLAPGALAGFDLPGVSFAALAGTNPHTGGVLTVAVPGGLGRALARLHLAAVVVSGRAAAPTALFLDVDGARLLPLGAAAGQGTSAVMASMPAHDGALVAGPAALAGSTLAGLWADGLHPVGPGGAALLLTAKNCFAVAVLAQGEGPVPADPVALAGARAAMERLVAAAPALAGPCGFGRYGTAALLDLTAGRRMLPTRHFRETVFEAAGRLSAPGLFARLSPRAAGCPGCPTPCRHVTANGTVLPDGDAWSHLTALLGLADPDLTVAAYAACRQAGLFAPGAAALLAGRAEAAGRDLAPDALLPALAALVAEGPSVSPSAMAVKGVALPAFDPRGAYGLALSLAVGTSGPDAWGGLCLGHELLRKPVATDRFSFAGKARAVFLGENAAAVAASLGGCPLYGLAVGLEEWALALSAARGEAVGAAELAGLGKRTVLVERTINARAGLGVADDDLPARFFAEPGSSGEGIVVAPLPREEFLAAQAAYYRLRGLDADGRPAAEAAALESPWPI from the coding sequence ATGGAACATCCCACCGCCCATATCCTTTTTTGCGACCTGTCCGCCGGGGCCTGTCGCCGCGAGCCGCTGGACCCGGAACTGGCCCGGCAGGCGCCGGGCGGCCGGGCCTTGGCTGTAGCTCTTTTGGCCGCCCGGCCCCGGGCCGTCTGGGACGCGCCGGACGCCGCCGTGGTCCTGGCTCCCGGAGCCTTGGCCGGGTTCGATCTGCCCGGGGTCTCCTTTGCCGCCCTGGCCGGGACCAATCCGCATACCGGCGGCGTTTTGACCGTCGCCGTGCCCGGCGGGCTGGGCCGCGCCCTGGCCCGGCTGCACCTCGCCGCCGTGGTCGTGTCCGGCCGGGCGGCCGCGCCCACGGCCTTGTTCCTGGACGTCGACGGGGCGCGCCTGCTCCCCCTTGGCGCGGCGGCGGGGCAGGGGACATCGGCGGTTATGGCCTCTATGCCGGCCCATGACGGCGCGCTGGTGGCCGGTCCGGCCGCCCTGGCCGGTTCGACCCTGGCCGGGCTGTGGGCCGACGGCCTGCATCCTGTGGGGCCGGGCGGCGCGGCTTTGCTGCTGACCGCCAAGAACTGTTTCGCCGTGGCTGTCCTGGCGCAAGGGGAGGGGCCGGTTCCGGCCGATCCCGTCGCCCTGGCCGGGGCCAGGGCGGCCATGGAACGCCTTGTCGCCGCCGCGCCGGCCCTGGCCGGGCCGTGCGGTTTCGGGCGCTACGGCACGGCGGCCCTTTTGGACCTCACGGCCGGCCGACGGATGCTGCCCACGCGCCATTTCCGGGAAACCGTTTTCGAGGCGGCCGGGCGGCTGTCCGCTCCGGGCCTGTTTGCCCGGCTTTCGCCGCGCGCCGCCGGCTGTCCGGGCTGTCCCACGCCCTGCCGCCACGTCACGGCCAACGGGACGGTGCTCCCGGACGGCGACGCCTGGTCGCATCTGACCGCGCTTTTGGGCCTGGCCGATCCCGATCTGACCGTGGCCGCTTACGCCGCCTGCCGCCAAGCCGGGCTTTTCGCCCCGGGCGCGGCCGCTCTCCTGGCCGGCCGGGCCGAGGCGGCCGGGCGCGATCTGGCCCCGGACGCCTTGCTGCCTGCCCTGGCCGCTCTCGTGGCCGAAGGGCCGAGCGTTTCGCCCTCGGCCATGGCCGTCAAGGGCGTGGCCCTGCCGGCCTTTGATCCGCGCGGGGCCTACGGCCTGGCCTTGTCCCTGGCCGTGGGCACATCCGGCCCGGACGCCTGGGGCGGGCTGTGCCTGGGCCATGAGCTGCTGCGAAAACCCGTGGCCACGGACCGCTTCAGCTTCGCCGGCAAGGCCCGGGCCGTGTTTCTGGGCGAGAACGCGGCCGCCGTGGCCGCTTCCCTGGGCGGCTGTCCGCTTTATGGGCTGGCCGTTGGGCTGGAGGAATGGGCGCTGGCCCTGTCCGCCGCCCGGGGCGAGGCGGTGGGCGCCGCCGAGCTGGCCGGCCTTGGGAAGCGCACGGTGTTGGTCGAGCGGACGATAAATGCACGGGCTGGCCTTGGCGTCGCCGATGACGACCTGCCAGCGCGTTTTTTTGCCGAACCCGGCTCGTCCGGGGAAGGGATTGTGGTCGCGCCCTTGCCGCGAGAGGAATTTCTGGCCGCCCAGGCCGCCTACTACCGGCTGCGCGGCCTGGACGCCGACGGCCGCCCCGCCGCCGAGGCCGCCGCCCTGGAGTCGCCATGGCCGATCTGA